Proteins from a single region of Desulfolutivibrio sulfoxidireducens:
- a CDS encoding outer membrane lipoprotein-sorting protein yields MRTMKTLAMGLCLAVLSVHSALALDGNELLEKVDRNLAPVSYEMFRKLINIEPDGSKREYTLYTVKKDQDKIISIFLAPASEKGRSTLRLAENMWLHIPNVGKPVRITSLQSVIGGIFNNSDIMGLDFSVEYNVERMEDAGDAHMLFLKAKSDVVAYDRLEMRVDKKSMVPVEIKCLAASGMLIKTLYFKEITDFGEGLVRPAVIETDSPLNKGYKSVMVFAKVKKREFPDEIFTLNYLPRAESLRQ; encoded by the coding sequence ATGCGTACAATGAAAACACTGGCCATGGGGTTGTGTCTTGCGGTCCTTTCCGTCCACTCCGCTCTCGCCTTGGATGGAAACGAGCTGCTGGAGAAGGTGGATCGCAATCTGGCCCCGGTCAGCTACGAGATGTTTCGCAAGTTGATCAACATCGAGCCTGACGGATCGAAACGTGAATATACCCTGTATACGGTCAAGAAGGACCAGGACAAGATCATCTCCATCTTTCTCGCCCCGGCCAGTGAAAAGGGGCGTTCCACGTTGCGTCTGGCCGAGAACATGTGGCTGCACATCCCCAACGTGGGGAAACCCGTGCGCATTACCAGCCTGCAATCCGTGATCGGCGGCATATTCAACAACTCCGACATCATGGGCCTTGATTTCAGCGTGGAATACAACGTGGAACGGATGGAAGACGCTGGCGACGCGCACATGCTGTTTCTCAAGGCCAAATCGGATGTGGTCGCCTATGATCGCCTGGAAATGCGCGTGGACAAAAAGAGCATGGTTCCGGTGGAGATCAAGTGTCTGGCCGCCTCAGGAATGCTTATCAAGACCCTTTATTTCAAGGAAATCACCGATTTTGGGGAGGGCCTCGTGCGCCCGGCGGTCATCGAGACCGACAGTCCCCTGAACAAGGGGTACAAGTCGGTGATGGTCTTTGCGAAAGTCAAAAAACGTGAATTCCCGGACGAAATCTTCACCCTGAACTATCTCCCCCGGGCCGAATCCCTGCGCCAGTAA
- a CDS encoding ABC transporter permease produces the protein MRNIFKIALRNMTRYKRRTILTSMLIILGVTMVVLFSGLAGSVKSMMIGIITDSNLGHLQIHKRGYVSSIDTLPLNLNMNGEAYQNAAAVLDRDPGIESHAPRLKLGAVLSNFAESTNVRLTAVDPAKEPVVCPGLASRLLGASEAIQGPLLEQGQIIIPQKVANGIGIKPGDTVVLVATNRDGSVNGMQFTVSRLIEDIMGPSGKDAYMHIDDARSLLRTEKGEVSEIVVRLRSCADLDQASKDLAAAFGGFKNTRGKPAFEVHTWADLSPFASIANMIDVLIITVKIVMIAIVLISVLNVMLMSVLERIREIGTIAAMGTPPGKILALFVAEGFCLGLLGSVAGIFLGIAGLLAIKTSHVTFSFGRMDNLILRPEINVTELALIAAMVLAASALAALQPAWKASRMEPVDALGHV, from the coding sequence ATGCGTAACATCTTCAAAATCGCCCTCCGAAACATGACGCGGTATAAGCGCCGGACCATCCTGACCTCCATGCTCATCATCCTCGGGGTGACCATGGTGGTGCTCTTCTCCGGACTGGCCGGGTCGGTCAAATCCATGATGATCGGCATCATCACCGATTCCAACCTCGGTCATCTGCAAATTCACAAGCGCGGCTATGTCTCCTCCATCGATACCCTTCCGTTGAATCTGAACATGAACGGGGAGGCCTACCAAAACGCCGCCGCCGTTTTGGACCGCGATCCGGGGATCGAGTCCCATGCGCCGCGCCTCAAGCTGGGGGCGGTGCTCAGCAACTTCGCGGAATCCACCAACGTTCGTCTGACGGCCGTGGATCCGGCCAAGGAGCCTGTTGTCTGTCCCGGGCTCGCCTCGCGACTGCTCGGCGCATCGGAAGCGATCCAAGGTCCCTTGCTCGAACAAGGCCAGATCATCATTCCCCAAAAGGTGGCCAACGGCATCGGCATCAAACCGGGCGACACGGTCGTTCTGGTGGCCACCAACCGGGACGGATCGGTGAACGGGATGCAATTCACCGTATCGCGTCTCATCGAGGACATCATGGGGCCGTCCGGAAAAGACGCCTACATGCATATCGACGACGCCCGGTCCCTGCTGCGCACGGAAAAAGGGGAGGTTTCGGAAATCGTCGTCAGGCTCAGGTCCTGCGCGGATTTGGATCAGGCTTCGAAAGACCTTGCGGCCGCATTCGGCGGATTCAAGAACACGCGGGGCAAGCCCGCCTTCGAGGTCCACACCTGGGCGGACCTGTCTCCCTTCGCCAGCATCGCCAACATGATCGATGTGCTGATCATTACCGTCAAGATCGTCATGATCGCCATCGTGCTCATCAGCGTGCTCAACGTCATGCTCATGTCGGTCCTCGAACGCATCCGGGAGATCGGCACGATCGCGGCCATGGGTACCCCGCCGGGAAAGATCCTGGCCCTGTTCGTGGCCGAGGGTTTCTGTCTGGGCCTGCTCGGGTCCGTTGCGGGAATTTTTCTGGGAATCGCCGGACTGTTGGCCATCAAGACCTCGCATGTGACCTTTTCCTTCGGTCGCATGGACAATCTGATCTTGCGCCCGGAGATCAACGTGACGGAGCTTGCGCTCATCGCCGCCATGGTGTTGGCCGCCTCGGCCCTGGCCGCCCTGCAGCCGGCCTGGAAGGCCAGTCGCATGGAGCCGGTGGACGCGTTGGGACACGTTTAA
- a CDS encoding ABC transporter ATP-binding protein, with protein MPLIELTNISKSYHIGQVSHLALQGITIAIDPARLVTFVGPSGSGKTTLLNIIGCMDKPTSGEARVAGTRTDTLDRRQAAAFRGGHLGFIFQSFNLIPVLSVYENVEYPLIMINPTPAPERKERVLRALEAVGMAEHRDKRPDQVSGGQKQRVAVARALVTNPQVVLADEPTANLDQQTAHKIISLMRRMRDAFGTTFVFSTHDPRIVEHADEIHTLEDGRLIPGIHAIQGGRAHA; from the coding sequence ATGCCTCTCATAGAACTTACAAATATTTCAAAGTCGTATCATATCGGCCAGGTTTCCCATTTGGCCCTTCAGGGCATCACCATCGCCATCGATCCGGCCCGGCTGGTCACCTTCGTCGGCCCCTCGGGCAGCGGCAAAACCACGCTGCTCAACATCATCGGCTGTATGGACAAGCCCACCTCAGGGGAAGCCCGAGTGGCGGGAACCCGCACGGACACCCTGGATCGCCGTCAGGCCGCCGCTTTTCGAGGCGGGCATCTGGGATTTATTTTCCAGTCCTTCAACCTCATTCCCGTGCTCTCCGTCTATGAAAACGTGGAATATCCGCTGATCATGATCAACCCCACCCCGGCTCCGGAGAGAAAAGAGCGTGTTCTAAGGGCCCTTGAGGCCGTGGGCATGGCCGAGCACAGGGACAAGCGTCCGGATCAGGTTTCCGGGGGGCAGAAGCAGCGGGTTGCCGTGGCCCGCGCCCTGGTGACCAATCCGCAGGTTGTTTTGGCCGATGAACCCACCGCGAACCTCGACCAGCAGACCGCGCACAAGATCATCTCCCTCATGCGGCGGATGCGGGACGCCTTTGGGACGACCTTCGTTTTCTCCACCCACGACCCCAGGATCGTCGAACACGCCGATGAAATCCACACCCTGGAGGATGGACGTCTCATCCCGGGAATCCACGCCATCCAGGGAGGTCGGGCACATGCGTAA
- a CDS encoding chemotaxis protein has protein sequence MSQTNILLEAGTNEFEIIEFFIDEQAEGDVKPYRAYYGVNVAKVLEIIRLPTVTEMPHMPHPSIIGTFNLRSKVIPLIDLSLWLGKPMARTESTKVIVAEFNKVINAFMVSGVTRIHRKSWDEVEPPSGYTAKFAARNFTGVVKFEDHIVLLLDMEQIIWDLNPALAIRMDRTGRKDGIVDHKGYKTLVVDDSNSIRRLIATYLEKDGFSVEQDINGQNAWNRLLDWKRQAADQGTGMSHFVDLIVTDLEMPSMDGHTLCKRIKEDPVLKSIPVMLFSSLINHQLYHKGISVGADDQVTKPEIATLADRAKKLIEGDLEGIPKRVLTE, from the coding sequence ATGTCGCAAACCAATATTTTGCTTGAGGCCGGAACGAACGAATTCGAAATCATTGAATTCTTCATCGACGAGCAGGCCGAGGGCGATGTAAAGCCCTATCGGGCCTACTACGGGGTCAACGTGGCCAAGGTCCTGGAGATCATCCGACTTCCCACGGTCACGGAGATGCCGCACATGCCGCACCCAAGCATCATCGGCACCTTCAACCTGCGCTCCAAGGTCATCCCCCTGATCGACCTGAGCCTGTGGCTGGGCAAGCCCATGGCCCGCACCGAGTCGACCAAGGTCATCGTGGCCGAATTCAACAAGGTGATAAACGCCTTCATGGTCTCCGGGGTGACCCGCATCCACCGCAAAAGCTGGGACGAGGTGGAGCCGCCAAGCGGATATACGGCCAAGTTCGCGGCCCGCAACTTCACCGGCGTGGTCAAGTTTGAGGACCACATCGTGCTATTGCTCGACATGGAGCAGATCATCTGGGACCTGAACCCGGCCCTGGCCATCCGCATGGACCGCACCGGGCGCAAGGACGGCATCGTCGACCACAAGGGCTACAAGACCCTGGTGGTGGACGACTCCAACTCCATCCGCAGGCTCATCGCCACCTATCTGGAAAAGGACGGCTTTTCCGTCGAGCAGGACATCAACGGCCAGAACGCCTGGAACAGATTGCTTGATTGGAAACGACAGGCCGCCGACCAGGGGACCGGCATGTCGCACTTCGTGGATTTGATCGTCACGGACCTGGAGATGCCGTCCATGGACGGCCACACCCTGTGCAAGAGGATCAAGGAAGACCCGGTGCTCAAATCCATCCCGGTGATGCTTTTCTCCTCGCTCATCAACCATCAGCTCTACCACAAGGGCATTTCCGTGGGCGCCGACGACCAGGTGACCAAGCCCGAGATCGCCACCCTGGCCGACCGGGCCAAAAAGCTTATCGAGGGAGACCTTGAAGGCATTCCCAAGCGGGTCTTGACCGAATAA
- the cooS gene encoding anaerobic carbon-monoxide dehydrogenase catalytic subunit, which yields MAKKDLNDYSICSDARAMIAKAREDGVETVWDRLEEQQPHCGFCELGLSCRNCVMGPCRIDPFGHGPKRGVCGADADVIVARNFGRMVAAGAAAHSDHGRDLLETLHAVAEGETTDYGIRDEAKLRRVAEEVGLDTAGKDVKAVAKALADQFFEDYGFRRGSVSFIGRVPAKRRELWQKVGITPRGIDRDIVEMMHRTHMGVDNDAVNLCLHAARLSLADGWGGSMIATELSDILFGTPSPRTSKINLGVLRADHINILVHGHSPIVSEMILAAVRDPGLIAKAKAAGAAGINLAGLCCTGNELLMRQGIPMAGNHLMTELALVTGAVEVVVVDYQCIMPSLVTVAACYHSRIVSTSPKAKFTGATHIEFDVHNARQKAVEVVELAIERFTARDQSRVDIPGAPVDIMSGFSNEAILTALGGTAGPLLDAIKAGKIRGAVGIVGCNNPKVKHDYQNSNLIRECIKRDLLVLVTGCVTVSAGKQGLLVPKAADLAGPGLSEVCKALGIPPVLHMGSCVDNSRIIQLCGMLASALGVDISDLPVAAAAPEWYSEKAATIGLYAVSSGIFTVLGLAPPILGSKTVTDLAVSGLEGVIGASFAVEGDPVKAAELIDARIKAKRAALGLVP from the coding sequence ATGGCCAAGAAAGATCTGAACGACTATTCCATCTGTAGCGACGCCCGGGCCATGATCGCCAAGGCCCGGGAGGACGGCGTCGAGACCGTCTGGGACCGCCTGGAGGAACAACAGCCCCACTGCGGCTTCTGCGAACTGGGCCTGTCCTGCCGCAACTGCGTCATGGGCCCCTGCCGCATCGACCCCTTCGGCCACGGCCCCAAGCGCGGGGTCTGCGGGGCCGACGCCGACGTCATCGTGGCCCGCAACTTCGGCCGCATGGTGGCCGCCGGGGCGGCCGCCCATTCGGACCACGGCCGCGATTTGCTGGAAACCCTGCACGCCGTGGCCGAGGGTGAAACCACGGACTACGGCATCCGCGACGAGGCCAAACTGCGCCGCGTGGCCGAGGAAGTGGGCCTCGATACGGCCGGAAAGGACGTCAAGGCCGTGGCCAAGGCCCTGGCCGACCAGTTCTTCGAGGATTACGGTTTCCGGCGCGGCTCGGTGTCGTTCATCGGCCGGGTCCCGGCCAAACGCCGGGAACTGTGGCAAAAAGTCGGCATCACCCCCCGGGGCATCGACCGGGACATCGTGGAAATGATGCACCGCACCCACATGGGCGTGGACAACGACGCCGTGAACCTGTGCCTGCACGCGGCCAGGCTGTCTCTTGCCGACGGCTGGGGCGGGTCCATGATCGCCACGGAGCTTTCGGACATCCTCTTCGGCACCCCCTCGCCCCGGACCTCCAAGATCAACCTGGGCGTGCTTCGGGCCGATCACATCAACATCCTGGTGCACGGCCACAGCCCCATCGTCTCGGAGATGATCCTGGCCGCCGTGCGCGATCCGGGGTTGATCGCCAAGGCCAAGGCCGCCGGGGCCGCCGGGATCAACCTGGCCGGGCTGTGCTGCACGGGCAACGAACTGCTCATGCGCCAGGGCATCCCCATGGCCGGGAACCACCTCATGACCGAACTGGCCCTGGTCACCGGGGCCGTGGAGGTCGTGGTGGTGGACTACCAGTGCATCATGCCCAGCCTGGTCACCGTGGCCGCCTGCTACCACAGCCGCATCGTCAGCACCTCGCCCAAGGCCAAGTTCACCGGGGCCACGCACATCGAATTCGACGTGCACAATGCCCGGCAAAAGGCCGTGGAGGTGGTGGAACTGGCCATCGAGCGCTTCACGGCCCGGGACCAGTCCCGGGTGGATATCCCCGGGGCCCCGGTGGACATCATGTCCGGCTTTTCCAACGAGGCGATACTTACGGCCCTGGGCGGCACGGCCGGTCCGCTTCTCGACGCCATAAAGGCCGGGAAGATTCGCGGGGCCGTGGGCATCGTGGGCTGCAACAACCCCAAGGTGAAACACGACTACCAGAATTCCAACCTGATCCGGGAATGCATCAAGCGCGACCTGCTGGTCCTGGTCACGGGCTGCGTGACCGTGTCCGCCGGCAAGCAGGGCCTGCTCGTGCCAAAGGCCGCCGACCTGGCCGGTCCCGGGCTCTCGGAGGTGTGCAAGGCCCTGGGCATCCCGCCTGTCCTGCACATGGGAAGCTGCGTGGACAACTCCCGGATCATCCAGTTGTGCGGCATGCTGGCCAGCGCCCTGGGCGTGGACATCTCGGATCTGCCCGTGGCCGCGGCCGCGCCGGAATGGTATTCGGAAAAGGCCGCCACCATCGGTCTCTACGCCGTGTCCAGCGGCATCTTCACGGTCCTTGGGCTGGCCCCGCCGATCCTGGGCAGCAAGACCGTGACCGATCTGGCCGTGTCCGGCCTTGAGGGCGTGATCGGCGCGAGCTTTGCCGTTGAGGGCGACCCGGTCAAGGCCGCCGAGCTCATCGACGCCCGCATCAAGGCCAAGCGGGCGGCGTTGGGGCTTGTGCCCTGA
- a CDS encoding 4Fe-4S dicluster domain-containing protein: protein MLKKTVIVRPELCVGCMQCMIRCAQAHSQTKALASAIREDILAKPRIHIGVGPGLAPFPNKCRHCEPAPCQEACMPWAIRSDIAEGLKIVDPARCIGCGMCAMACPYYVIRFYRDANAPERPAVAVKCDGCFERVAAGKVPACVEACKTGALTFEDVNLYLKEGTNRLANAAYGVRA from the coding sequence ATGCTGAAAAAAACCGTGATCGTCCGGCCGGAGCTGTGCGTGGGCTGCATGCAGTGCATGATCCGCTGCGCCCAGGCCCACTCCCAAACCAAGGCCCTGGCCTCGGCCATCCGCGAGGACATCCTGGCCAAGCCGCGCATCCACATCGGCGTGGGGCCGGGGCTTGCGCCCTTTCCCAACAAGTGTCGTCACTGCGAGCCCGCCCCCTGCCAGGAGGCCTGCATGCCCTGGGCCATCCGTTCGGACATCGCCGAGGGACTCAAAATCGTGGACCCGGCCCGGTGCATCGGCTGCGGCATGTGCGCCATGGCCTGCCCCTACTACGTCATCCGCTTCTACCGTGATGCGAACGCCCCCGAACGACCGGCCGTGGCCGTCAAATGCGACGGCTGCTTCGAACGGGTGGCGGCCGGGAAGGTCCCGGCCTGCGTCGAGGCCTGCAAGACCGGGGCGCTCACGTTCGAGGACGTCAACCTGTACCTCAAGGAAGGCACCAACCGGCTGGCCAACGCCGCATACGGCGTGCGGGCCTGA
- a CDS encoding NAD(P)/FAD-dependent oxidoreductase has translation MRYVVVGLHAAGRSACAWLRKADPSAEIIGVDPSPVPVYSRPLISYALSGEMSPEAMTVAGENFWTGLGVTLVREKAVRLDPGRTRLTLASGGELSYDRLLLSCGARARPAGVGGSMAGEICLFRGRRDLSRILARVRTGGVAAVLGGGLVGFKLTMGLLRRGMAVHLLVTSPRPLSLNVDEYVGAWVGERLKDTPGVTLLTSTSVTAVEPGATRPLKLVLSTGGSLGVDLVAAGKGVIPETGWLADSGLARDDGILVDEWLRTSDERIFAAGDMAQAPDAVWEDRRINAVWPVAMEQGRVAALNMAGEKAPYAGTLAQNAIPVFGSRMISVGAVNPALTRDCDVLTAGGPRGSYLKLVFRESRLVGAVGLDAPPRLGELAFAIRRGLRRRHVPDWWLDNPKNAGPLAAPGAYLGQNARIW, from the coding sequence ATGCGATACGTCGTCGTGGGATTGCACGCGGCCGGACGAAGCGCCTGCGCCTGGCTGCGCAAGGCGGACCCGTCGGCCGAGATCATCGGCGTGGACCCGTCCCCCGTACCTGTCTATTCCCGGCCGCTTATCAGCTACGCCCTCTCCGGCGAGATGTCCCCCGAGGCCATGACCGTGGCCGGAGAGAATTTCTGGACCGGACTTGGCGTGACCCTGGTCCGCGAAAAGGCCGTCCGCCTTGATCCGGGCCGGACCCGGCTGACCCTGGCCTCGGGCGGGGAGCTTTCCTATGACCGCCTGCTCCTGTCCTGCGGGGCCAGGGCCCGGCCAGCCGGTGTCGGCGGGAGCATGGCCGGGGAAATCTGTTTGTTCCGGGGCAGGCGAGACCTGTCCCGAATCCTGGCCCGCGTCAGGACGGGCGGCGTGGCCGCGGTTCTCGGCGGCGGCCTGGTGGGCTTCAAACTGACCATGGGGCTTTTGCGGCGCGGCATGGCCGTCCATCTTCTCGTGACCTCGCCCCGGCCCTTGTCGCTCAACGTGGACGAATACGTGGGCGCCTGGGTGGGCGAACGCCTGAAGGACACCCCCGGGGTCACCCTTCTCACCTCCACCTCGGTCACCGCTGTGGAGCCGGGCGCGACGCGCCCCCTGAAACTGGTCCTTTCCACGGGCGGATCTCTGGGGGTGGATCTGGTCGCGGCCGGCAAGGGCGTCATCCCCGAGACCGGGTGGCTCGCGGACAGCGGCCTGGCCCGCGACGACGGCATCCTGGTGGACGAATGGCTTCGGACCTCTGATGAACGGATCTTTGCCGCCGGGGACATGGCCCAGGCCCCGGACGCGGTGTGGGAAGACCGCCGGATCAACGCCGTGTGGCCCGTGGCCATGGAACAGGGCCGGGTGGCGGCGTTGAACATGGCCGGGGAAAAGGCGCCCTATGCCGGAACCCTGGCCCAGAACGCCATCCCGGTCTTCGGGTCCCGGATGATTTCCGTGGGCGCGGTGAATCCGGCCCTGACCCGGGACTGCGACGTCCTGACCGCGGGCGGCCCCCGGGGCTCCTATCTGAAACTGGTCTTTCGCGAAAGCCGGCTGGTGGGCGCGGTGGGCCTGGACGCGCCGCCGCGGCTCGGGGAACTGGCCTTTGCCATACGCCGGGGCCTGCGCCGCCGGCATGTCCCCGACTGGTGGCTCGACAACCCCAAAAACGCCGGGCCGCTTGCCGCGCCGGGCGCGTATCTGGGTCAAAACGCGAGAATATGGTGA
- a CDS encoding ArsA-related P-loop ATPase, giving the protein MKLAVAGKGGVGKTSLTAWIGDYLSRQGRDTWLVDADTALSLGSALGLSPQDVPIPLIQDEALIRERVGSGFINLNPQVADLPERLRVRTGGLDLVVMGSVAGAGGGCACEANALLKALLAHLIVERDQWVVVDLEAGVEHLGRGTVSAVDGLVVVSEPSWRSLSVAARIAGMAAELGLTRQALVLNRAENGSTLPDIPGLPPLTAAIPALTGLTERQLTSPSVLDLPERPALDLACAAILAALADQEPQPSR; this is encoded by the coding sequence ATGAAGCTGGCCGTAGCTGGAAAAGGCGGCGTGGGCAAAACCTCCCTCACCGCCTGGATCGGCGACTACCTCTCCCGCCAGGGCCGCGACACCTGGCTCGTGGACGCGGACACGGCCCTTTCCCTGGGCTCCGCCCTGGGCCTGTCCCCGCAAGACGTCCCCATTCCCCTGATCCAGGACGAAGCCCTTATCCGGGAACGGGTCGGCAGCGGCTTCATCAATCTCAATCCCCAGGTGGCGGACCTGCCCGAGCGGCTTCGGGTACGGACCGGCGGCCTGGATCTTGTGGTCATGGGCTCGGTGGCCGGGGCCGGAGGCGGGTGCGCCTGCGAGGCCAACGCCCTGCTCAAGGCCCTTCTGGCCCATCTCATCGTGGAGAGGGACCAGTGGGTGGTGGTGGACCTGGAGGCCGGCGTGGAACACCTGGGACGGGGCACGGTTTCCGCCGTGGACGGGCTTGTCGTGGTCAGTGAACCGAGTTGGCGCAGCCTGTCCGTGGCCGCCCGGATCGCGGGCATGGCCGCCGAACTGGGACTGACCCGCCAGGCGTTGGTCCTCAACCGGGCCGAAAACGGATCGACCCTGCCGGACATTCCCGGCCTGCCGCCCCTGACGGCGGCCATCCCGGCCCTGACAGGTCTGACCGAACGCCAGTTGACCTCCCCTTCCGTGCTGGACCTGCCCGAACGCCCCGCCCTGGACCTGGCTTGCGCCGCCATTCTGGCCGCCCTGGCCGATCAGGAACCGCAACCGTCGAGGTAA
- the tadA gene encoding tRNA adenosine(34) deaminase TadA produces MDIPAPPSLALTDPPPLPPGLDSWESAMDVALAEAEAAAAFGDVPVGAVVFSAEGRLLAQAGNSPLRSGDPTAHAEVLALRRAAEAAGNYRLTGSILVATLEPCLMCLGAMVHARVGLLVYGAADPKSGAAGSRIAAMDLPFLNHRMKVFGGVRATECGEMLKAFFQARRGRRENGREA; encoded by the coding sequence ATGGATATACCCGCCCCCCCTTCCCTGGCGCTGACCGATCCACCGCCCCTCCCCCCCGGCCTCGACTCCTGGGAATCGGCCATGGACGTGGCCCTGGCCGAGGCCGAGGCGGCGGCGGCCTTCGGGGACGTGCCCGTGGGCGCGGTGGTTTTTTCCGCCGAGGGGCGGCTTTTGGCCCAGGCCGGGAATTCCCCCCTGCGCTCCGGCGATCCCACGGCCCACGCCGAGGTCCTGGCCCTGCGCCGGGCGGCCGAGGCGGCCGGGAACTACCGCTTGACCGGATCGATCCTGGTGGCCACCCTGGAGCCGTGCCTGATGTGCCTGGGGGCCATGGTCCACGCCCGGGTGGGGCTTCTGGTCTACGGCGCGGCCGATCCCAAGTCCGGCGCGGCCGGAAGCCGGATCGCGGCCATGGATCTGCCTTTCTTAAACCATCGGATGAAGGTTTTCGGCGGAGTCCGGGCAACGGAATGCGGCGAGATGCTCAAGGCGTTTTTTCAGGCCAGGCGCGGTCGCCGGGAGAACGGGCGAGAGGCGTGA
- a CDS encoding phosphoribosylformylglycinamidine synthase subunit PurQ, giving the protein MPRVKTIVVTGFGTNCEVESAHAATVAGSEVTDIAFFSDITAGRTRLPDYNFLIFPGGFLDGDDLGAAQAAALRWTHAKTVSGEPVIDQLLTFLANGGIILGICNGFQLLVKIGLLPGRGGNALVRELSLSNNDSARFEDRWVTLMANPDCRCVFTRGIARIDLPVRHGEGKLVPRDEAVLAALWSENLVALQYADPATGRPTEAYPQNPNGSPMGIAGLTDPTGRILGLMPHPEAFNHPTNHPGWTRGEKSILGTALLENGVRYLKSST; this is encoded by the coding sequence ATGCCCAGGGTGAAGACCATTGTGGTGACCGGCTTCGGCACCAACTGCGAGGTCGAGTCGGCCCACGCCGCCACCGTCGCCGGATCCGAGGTCACGGACATCGCCTTTTTTTCGGACATCACCGCCGGGCGGACCCGGCTTCCCGACTACAACTTCCTCATCTTTCCCGGCGGATTCCTGGACGGCGACGACCTGGGCGCGGCCCAGGCCGCGGCGCTTCGCTGGACCCACGCCAAAACCGTGTCCGGCGAGCCGGTCATCGACCAGCTTCTGACCTTCCTGGCCAACGGCGGCATCATCCTGGGCATCTGCAACGGCTTTCAACTGCTGGTGAAGATCGGGCTTCTGCCGGGCCGTGGCGGCAACGCCCTCGTCCGGGAGCTTTCCCTGTCCAACAACGACTCGGCCCGCTTCGAGGACCGTTGGGTGACGCTTATGGCCAACCCGGATTGCCGTTGCGTCTTCACCAGGGGCATCGCGCGTATCGACCTGCCCGTGCGTCACGGCGAGGGCAAGCTGGTGCCCAGAGACGAGGCCGTGCTGGCGGCCCTGTGGTCCGAAAACCTGGTGGCCCTGCAATACGCCGATCCGGCCACGGGCCGGCCGACCGAGGCCTATCCCCAGAACCCCAACGGTTCTCCCATGGGCATCGCCGGGCTGACCGATCCCACAGGCCGCATCCTGGGGCTTATGCCCCACCCGGAGGCCTTCAACCACCCGACCAACCATCCCGGCTGGACCCGGGGAGAGAAATCCATCCTGGGCACCGCGCTTCTGGAAAACGGCGTCAGGTACCTCAAATCCTCGACCTGA